In Porites lutea chromosome 1, jaPorLute2.1, whole genome shotgun sequence, a single genomic region encodes these proteins:
- the LOC140933912 gene encoding histamine H2 receptor-like, with product METWFTILGWTLSIVAAAGNGSIIFLVCSKRRLLTKTNAFIISLAVADLGVGASVFPSEVFYEIVKTSDDSRSSLRCNINRIRWLVGYASVTSLCSLVLDRYVAIVTPLKYLNFMSRGRVIQMIFVSWAIPVGFVITSFFLPAPVKRNFVNIFAMFWEIFSCCFLIFCFSSMIFVVYKHDRSSATLAKQLRFNHRDLTVRSQDRSAVTMMAIVIVVFLVCYGIYLRCSLVSLLYYPRCNDKVYKIPMLVLNSAINPWVYAFFKRDIKKEIIKKLICRKNREKLQNQ from the coding sequence ATGGAAACTTGGTTTACGATCCTTGGTTGGACACTATCCATTGTGGCGGCGGCTGGAAATGGCtccattatttttcttgtttgcagcAAACGACGGCTCCTCACTaaaaccaacgcttttatcaTTTCTCTTGCAGTAGCGGATCTCGGTGTAGGGGCTAGCGTTTTCCCTTCAGAGGTTTTCTACGAAATCGTCAAAACTAGCGACGATTCGCGATCGTCTTTAAGATGTAATATCAATCGAATACGATGGCTGGTCGGCTACGCATCAGTGACAAGCTTGTGCAGTTTAGTTCTGGATCGTTACGTGGCGATTGTTACGCCTTTAAAGTATCTAAATTTTATGAGCCGAGGTCGTGTTATCCAAATGATTTTTGTTTCCTGGGCAATCCCTGTGGGATTTGTCATAACTTCATTTTTCTTACCTGCTCCCGTTAAGCGGAATTTTGTCAACATATTTGCGATGTTTTGGGAGATTTTCTCATGCTGCTTTCTAATATTCTGCTTTTCCTCTATGATATTTGTCGTATATAAACATGATAGATCGTCAGCCACCTTAGCAAAGCAGCTACGCTTCAACCACAGAGATTTGACAGTCAGAAGTCAGGACAGATCAGCAGTAACAATGATGGCGATTGTAATAGTCGTGTTTCTCGTCTGCTATGGAATATATTTGCGCTGCAGTTTAGTATCACTTCTTTATTATCCCCGTTGTAATGATAAAGTCTATAAAATACCCATGTTAGTCCTGAATTCCGCCATCAACCCTTGGGTCTATGCATTCTTCAAGAGGGACATAAAGAAAGAGATCATTAAGAAATTGATTTGCAGAAAAAACAGGGAGAAACTGCAAAAtcaataa